In the Flagellimonas sp. HMM57 genome, one interval contains:
- the asnB gene encoding asparagine synthase B: protein MCGIVCAFDVKESTEVLRPQLLEMSKKVRHRGPDWSGIYADDKAILTHERLAIVDPASGKQPLFSEDGKLILAANGEIYNHRELRNQFDGRYEFKTESDCEVILALYQGKGVDFVDELNGIFGFAIYDSEKDEYFIARDHMGIIPLYIGWDKNGTFYVASELKALEGTCSKIELFPPGHYLHSSDGEFKRWYTRDWMDYEAVKENETSIQEIKDALEAAVHRQLMSDVPYGVLLSGGLDSSVTSAIAKKYSQKRIESGDTKEAWWPQLHSFSVGLEGSPDLAAAQKVADHIGTIHHEIKFTIQEGLDAIKDVVYNLETYDITTIRASTPMYLMARVIKSMGIKMVLSGEGADELFGGYLYFHKAPSPKDFHEETVRKLDKLHMYDCLRANKSLAAWGIEGRVPFLDKEFMDVAMRINPKDKMINGERMEKWVVRKAFESYLPESVAWRQKEQFSDGVGYSWIDTLKKIVNEEVSDEKLANAHFKFPIQTPTSKEEYYYRSIFEGHFPSDAAASSVPQEPSVACSTKIALEWDEAFKNMNDPSGRAVANVHEDAYMK from the coding sequence ATGTGCGGAATTGTATGTGCGTTTGATGTAAAGGAAAGTACAGAAGTATTAAGACCTCAACTTTTAGAAATGTCTAAAAAAGTGAGGCATAGAGGTCCAGATTGGAGTGGGATTTATGCAGATGACAAAGCGATATTGACCCATGAAAGGTTGGCGATAGTCGATCCTGCATCAGGAAAACAGCCATTGTTCAGTGAAGATGGGAAATTGATTTTAGCTGCCAATGGCGAAATTTATAACCACAGAGAATTAAGAAACCAGTTTGATGGGCGGTATGAATTTAAGACCGAATCGGATTGTGAAGTGATTTTGGCGCTCTATCAAGGAAAAGGAGTTGATTTTGTAGATGAGCTCAATGGTATTTTTGGTTTTGCGATTTATGACAGCGAAAAAGACGAATACTTTATTGCAAGGGATCATATGGGTATTATCCCACTTTACATAGGATGGGATAAAAACGGTACTTTTTATGTTGCTTCCGAACTTAAGGCGTTGGAAGGAACATGCTCAAAGATTGAACTGTTTCCTCCAGGACATTATTTGCATAGTTCGGATGGTGAATTTAAACGATGGTATACCAGGGATTGGATGGACTATGAAGCGGTAAAGGAGAACGAGACCAGTATACAAGAAATTAAAGATGCGCTTGAAGCTGCTGTGCACCGTCAATTAATGTCAGATGTGCCTTATGGAGTTTTACTATCCGGCGGATTGGATTCTTCGGTAACTTCTGCTATTGCAAAGAAGTATTCTCAAAAGCGAATTGAATCGGGAGATACAAAGGAAGCTTGGTGGCCTCAGCTGCATTCATTTTCGGTTGGTTTGGAAGGTTCCCCAGATTTAGCTGCTGCTCAAAAAGTAGCGGATCATATTGGAACCATCCATCATGAAATAAAATTTACCATTCAAGAAGGCCTAGATGCCATAAAAGATGTTGTTTACAACTTAGAGACTTATGATATTACCACGATAAGAGCATCGACGCCCATGTATTTAATGGCCAGGGTAATCAAATCTATGGGCATAAAAATGGTATTGTCAGGAGAAGGGGCAGATGAACTGTTTGGCGGATACCTGTATTTTCACAAGGCACCAAGCCCAAAAGACTTTCATGAAGAAACTGTAAGAAAACTGGATAAGTTGCATATGTATGATTGCCTTAGAGCCAATAAATCACTCGCAGCATGGGGAATTGAGGGGCGCGTTCCCTTCTTGGACAAGGAATTTATGGATGTAGCCATGCGTATCAATCCAAAAGATAAAATGATCAATGGAGAACGTATGGAGAAGTGGGTGGTTCGCAAAGCGTTCGAATCTTATCTTCCAGAAAGTGTAGCGTGGAGGCAAAAGGAGCAATTTTCGGATGGTGTGGGATATAGTTGGATCGATACTTTAAAGAAAATAGTGAATGAAGAGGTCAGCGATGAAAAACTAGCAAATGCACATTTTAAGTTTCCCATTCAAACACCAACCTCAAAGGAAGAATATTATTATCGCTCCATATTTGAAGGTCATTTTCCTTCTGATGCCGCTGCATCGAGCGTTCCCCAAGAGCCTTCAGTGGCTTGTAGTACAAAAATTGCATTGGAATGGGACGAGGCATTCAAAAACATGAACGATCCATCAGGTAGGGCCGTGGCTAACGTTCATGAAGATGCCTATATGAAATAA
- a CDS encoding DUF2911 domain-containing protein, whose translation MKNVFLFTFLIVSLVFSTEATAQKFSGLDKSPADIAAYPSSYRVSEKAVRIIYSRPQLKGRSVSELAPAGKVWRTGANEAPEITLYKDATIGGTAVKAGTYALFTIPGEGEWTVVLNSNLNQWGAYSYDKAADIARVSAKTSTDSESLEAFSITFDEDGNMIMGWGTTRVSLAMSL comes from the coding sequence ATGAAAAATGTATTTTTATTTACTTTCTTAATCGTTTCGTTGGTTTTTTCAACGGAAGCAACCGCACAAAAATTCAGTGGTTTGGATAAAAGCCCCGCGGACATTGCTGCATATCCTTCCAGTTACAGAGTTTCTGAAAAAGCAGTTCGTATTATCTACAGTCGTCCTCAATTAAAAGGACGTAGCGTTTCTGAACTTGCCCCTGCTGGTAAGGTTTGGAGAACCGGAGCCAATGAAGCCCCAGAGATTACTTTGTACAAAGATGCCACTATTGGTGGCACTGCTGTAAAAGCAGGAACTTATGCTTTGTTCACTATTCCAGGGGAAGGCGAATGGACAGTAGTTTTAAACAGCAATCTAAATCAATGGGGAGCGTACTCTTACGATAAGGCAGCTGATATAGCTAGGGTTAGTGCTAAGACAAGTACTGACAGTGAATCTTTAGAGGCATTCTCAATCACTTTTGATGAGGATGGAAACATGATCATGGGCTGGGGAACAACACGTGTTTCTTTAGCTATGAGCCTCTAA
- the gyrB gene encoding DNA topoisomerase (ATP-hydrolyzing) subunit B, with protein MSEEAKKNQYSADSIQALEGMEHVRMRPSMYIGDVGVRGLHHLVYEVVDNSIDEAMGGYCDTIHVTINEDNSITTKDNGRGIPVGLHKKEGVSALEVVMTKIGAGGKFDKDSYKVSGGLHGVGVSVVNALSVHLKATVNREGKIWEQEYERGKTLYPVKSTGESKETGTEVTFSPDPTIFAQTTEYNYETLSNRMRELSYLNKGVTITLTDRRNKDEKGEFISETFYSEEGLKEFIKFLDGNREPLIQSVISMEGEKNGIPVEVAMVYNTGYTENLHSYVNNINTHEGGTHLSGFRRGLTSTLKKYADGSGMLDKLKFEVAGDDFREGLTAIVSVKVAEPQFEGQTKTKLGNREVTSAVSQAVSEMLTNYLEEHPDDAKSVVQKVILAAQARHAAAKAREMVQRKNPMTGGGLPGKLSDCSEQDPTKCEVFLVEGDSAGGTAKQGRDRNFQAILPLRGKILNVEKAMQHKVFENEEIKNIYTALGVTIGTEEDSKALNLEKLRYHKVVIMCDADVDGSHIETLILTFFFRYMRELIEGGHVYIATPPLYLVKKGAKRRYAWNDEERDEIIASMNGGASIQRYKGLGEMNAEQLWDTTMNPEFRTLRQVSIDNATESDRIFSMLMGDEVPPRREFIEKNAVYANIDV; from the coding sequence ATGAGCGAAGAAGCTAAAAAAAATCAATATTCAGCAGATAGTATCCAAGCCCTTGAAGGAATGGAGCATGTACGTATGCGACCTTCCATGTACATTGGTGATGTTGGGGTAAGAGGATTGCATCATTTGGTTTATGAAGTAGTGGACAATTCCATTGATGAGGCCATGGGTGGCTATTGTGACACGATCCATGTAACGATCAACGAAGATAATTCCATAACGACTAAAGATAACGGTAGGGGAATTCCCGTAGGACTTCACAAGAAAGAAGGTGTTTCTGCTTTGGAAGTGGTTATGACCAAGATTGGAGCAGGAGGTAAGTTTGATAAAGACTCCTATAAAGTTTCAGGTGGACTTCATGGTGTTGGTGTCTCCGTTGTAAATGCATTGTCGGTTCATTTAAAAGCAACCGTAAATCGAGAAGGGAAAATCTGGGAGCAGGAATATGAAAGGGGAAAAACCCTTTATCCCGTAAAGAGTACTGGTGAGAGTAAAGAGACCGGTACAGAGGTGACTTTTTCTCCTGACCCAACCATATTTGCCCAGACCACTGAGTATAACTATGAAACCCTTTCAAATAGAATGCGTGAGCTTTCTTATTTGAATAAGGGTGTGACCATCACATTAACAGATAGAAGAAATAAGGACGAAAAGGGTGAATTTATATCCGAAACTTTTTATTCTGAAGAAGGATTAAAGGAGTTTATCAAATTTTTGGATGGAAACCGCGAACCTCTCATTCAGAGTGTGATTTCAATGGAAGGGGAGAAAAATGGGATTCCCGTAGAAGTAGCCATGGTTTACAACACGGGCTACACTGAGAATCTTCATTCCTATGTGAACAATATCAACACCCATGAAGGAGGAACCCATTTATCGGGCTTTAGAAGAGGATTGACCTCTACACTAAAGAAATATGCAGATGGTTCTGGTATGTTGGATAAATTGAAGTTTGAGGTTGCAGGCGATGATTTTCGTGAGGGACTGACAGCAATTGTATCTGTAAAAGTTGCAGAACCCCAGTTTGAAGGTCAGACAAAAACAAAGCTTGGTAATCGTGAGGTAACCAGTGCTGTAAGTCAGGCTGTTTCTGAGATGTTGACGAATTATTTGGAAGAGCATCCAGACGATGCCAAATCTGTAGTTCAAAAAGTAATTCTTGCTGCTCAGGCACGCCATGCCGCTGCTAAAGCTCGTGAGATGGTACAGCGTAAAAACCCAATGACAGGTGGGGGCTTACCAGGAAAATTATCCGATTGCTCAGAACAAGACCCAACAAAATGCGAAGTGTTTCTGGTAGAGGGAGATTCTGCAGGGGGAACTGCCAAACAAGGAAGAGATAGAAACTTTCAGGCTATTTTGCCATTGCGTGGTAAAATCTTGAACGTTGAAAAAGCTATGCAGCACAAGGTTTTCGAAAATGAGGAAATCAAAAATATATACACAGCCCTTGGTGTAACCATAGGTACAGAAGAAGATAGTAAAGCCTTGAATCTTGAAAAATTAAGATACCATAAGGTAGTGATCATGTGTGATGCCGATGTGGATGGTAGCCATATTGAAACACTTATACTTACATTCTTCTTTAGATATATGCGTGAGCTCATTGAAGGAGGACACGTTTATATAGCTACACCTCCTTTATACTTGGTCAAAAAAGGCGCAAAACGCAGGTATGCCTGGAATGATGAAGAGCGTGATGAGATAATCGCATCTATGAACGGAGGAGCAAGCATACAGCGTTATAAAGGTCTTGGTGAAATGAACGCGGAACAATTATGGGATACTACGATGAATCCGGAATTTAGAACATTGCGTCAAGTGAGCATAGATAATGCTACGGAATCGGACCGAATATTCTCCATGTTGATGGGAGATGAGGTGCCTCCAAGGAGGGAGTTTATAGAGAAAAATGCCGTCTATGCGAACATAGATGTATAA